A segment of the Eleutherodactylus coqui strain aEleCoq1 chromosome 6, aEleCoq1.hap1, whole genome shotgun sequence genome:
GAGGTCCGACTGCTGGTACACTGGTTAATCCATGGAAGGAAGGAACCACAGTGCTAGTTAAAACAACCCTGctctttcaaaatatttttaacaATTAGCTGCCATGTATGTACATGAGGAATCTTTCTAGCCTTTATATGACTAGTATCCTGCATTTTTACCAGTTTTACTCCTACCTATTCCAGTTGTATGTCTAATTTTTACTTGATCCTGAGCTGGTGAGAGTAGCCTGTTACTATGATATCTCTTATGTATTGCATAAGGAGGAAATGGCATATTCTGCTCCCTAACTCtttgtaacacacacacacaggcataaCATCAGGATGGACATTTTACAGCAATACCgaccagtgtagatgtgattcaagCAGCTATAAATGGGAGAATAGAACAATACTTCTACAGCcttctattggaaggcagcattcctgcaagtcaatgtcagactttttaacaagccttgtaaaaatgacCTGGGAATATAAACTAAAGCCAGAATCTTTTCCAGACACAGAAGATAACCACACACAcatagctgtttcggggtgactgCTGTTGGCGCTGTTGACGTCTTGTTCCATTTTTCTATTTGCATactttccagaggagcatgcaaaGCCTTATAAGACTCTATaacactaggtgctctccctaatgcTCCTCTTACACTGAACGAGAATCGTTTGCACCagtgaacaagctggtgatgtcagcCTATTTAGATAGACAGATTCATCTTTGAGAATCGTTCATTTCTCATTCACTTCTCTTTCAATGTTGCAcatttctatgtgaaacactaaacaAGAAGTGTCTAAGTACAATGACAAGTGAATGAGACAGCAATAGTTTTAATGCCAGCTAACGAGATGAACGAGAAGCAAACGATTCTTGTTTATCATTCAGTTGTTGGATCGTTTTTAGACTGATCCATTATTGTTCACTTAAACAATTTTttagaacgataatcgttccatctaaacacaacttaaggagaaacattacccttcctggtattagtgtatcttgacgccaccaaaagctaggggtttgacaggaggaatgcccctctcacacccctagctcctgatagggtcaatgCTGGTAGGTCCTAGCTGCACAGTGCACATACATTGTCTCAGCGCTGCTGCCTTAGGCTGAGTGTTACAAGAGTTCTGAGGCTTACATTACctctaaatgctgccatgttaccgttGTAAGATGGCACCATTTTCATCTGATAATGTAAGCGTAagaagtatatgaaccctcaggcAAAGGCTGCAGCGCTCGGACAATGTATGGTCACGCTGTAGCCTCTTTCCTCCATCCCGGGCGGCATTTTTATCATGCAGTGTACGAGGCTGTCCCCTCACCTCTCCGTTTTCAATGTGGGCTCCCTCGCGTCTGGCAAGTGTGGCATGACGGCCGCTCAAGTAGTAACTTCCGTGCAGCGTTTCCCTCACGACGGGCGGCAGTAATGTTCATTACGGCTGCCTGTGAGTTTGGAGACAGGGCGCACCTTGTCTgctgtcaggggggggggggtgttatggCTTGTGAGCTACTGTGCCACCGCCGCCGCCGGGTAAGTAacttgctcggggggggggggggggaggggaaggggagggggttgGTTGATGCACCTCTGCCACAGGCTGTAGTGCTGTATAACTAAGTTGCTGAGGGGTGCTTCGTCCATGCATTGCTGGCGGCgggtgtataatttttttctgcttctTCTTTACTTAGTTTGCAGGACCTGCCAGCAAGCAGcctgtccagccaatcaggtacagggggcatcaccccctgtcaatcttggctccaccaggttaacctggtggcgtcaagatacactaataccacccTTTCTAACCCTCAAGCAGCTGTTAATCACTTACTATTAGCATCTATGTGAGTCTCTTTTCCTCCTACAGCTTCCTACTCTTCTTCCTCCCCTTTCCATAGTCTTTGATAGAAGGCCATAAGTTATCACCCCCTGCCCTTCCTGTGTACTttctctctgttactagagacatacttcacttgacaacaggcagtagaCAGTAAATTAAAAGATAGCGAGTCCCCTAGTGATCAGCAGTTTAgaaggatttttcagcacaaaacataATTTCAAGTTAATCAAGTGATTTCCCTTTTGCCAGTTATCTCTTTAGCtgtcatattaaccctttgcaatccaattttgaattcagggtttcctagggggctttctctttctgccattatacaatggcgccatctgctggctagagccagtactgtggtatgtgacatgctggagaggcccccaacaacagagcggccagtaatatacagtaagaataccctgccggacgtcttccgacgtcgtaagctgtgcagccttcaatcagaatgtcttgagacgtcagacagtggatcggaaagggttaacaaaagtTGTCTCGAAGTGCGGTGACCATTTCAGTGATACTGCTTCTTAAATGATTTTCTATATATAATTGTTTTACTCTAATGAAGGTACATTTGTTGCAATGCAAGTTTTTCTTCCGCAGCGAACTTCCCCGTTATTTTATAGTGCCCTGTCAGCATCATATACTTTTGGGGTACTATTGTTTTTCGTTAATTCTTGGACCTCATTTTGCTTTGTATTAGATGTCACATTTCTTTATATTGGAATGCACCGATATATACACCTTTGTACTTTATATGGTTCTCCAGGAAGATTTTTCTTGGATATAATTACTTCAATTTGCCTTATACTTCTCTAATTAGGGGGTTGTTTAGGATTATACTAGTACTTATGCTTTTACTATTAGCTGTGGTTAGAATTGCCTTTCATTGTATTGACAACTCACAATTGACTatgcaattttttagttttttttttaccgggtTCTTGTTCCTGTTATATGAAAATAAATGAATTGCtttattagggctcccacccactagcgtttttttactgcgaaattcgcagcggtttttttttctgcaggggtcttggggctatgggagttgtaaagctaaaatcgcgattgcgcaaaatcgcgatttcgcggtaaatcgcgattttgcgcgatcgcgattttagctttacaagtcccatagaccccctgtagaaaaaaaaaacgtgcgaatttcgcagtgaaaaaaaacgctagggggtgggagcccttatatggTACAGCACATGCAATATTGCATACCCCATGCATAGTGATACTAGCACCACTCATCATGCAAGGCCTACAAAACAACCCAATTCATTGACTGGTGCTACATGAAAGTTTCCCACAGAGTAGCTGGCTGGGAACCCTTTCcgggggcataactatagaggatgcagaggatacggttgcacctgggccctgttTGGGGCCTAGAAGCCTCAACTTACGCCTCTACCTTTGTCAATTCATTACATATATTGGCAGATGTCCCAAATGTCAGATCTTCACCTATCATAATATTAGGCATGTGCTAGCATTATCTTAACTAACATAACAtaatataacttaaaggggttgtccggttacaggACAGCATGTTTTCAGTAGGACTGGCTGTAGTAAAATACCAAACAGAGCActacttacctctctgctgcaGCTCTGTCGAGGCCTCAGAGTTTGTTGCGACAGCTGACATCACTGGAGTCAGgtcactgctacagccaatcatagGCTGCAATGTCaccgctcattctcctggcattggcgctCACATTGGCTGTaatagtcacctgacttctggtaaAATCAGCGGTCACAATAAACCCCGGGACCTCAACGGTGCTGTAGCGATGGATCCTGGCAGTGGCAGAGGGGTAAGTAGTGTTTCTTATTGTGCTACAGTactattaaagggatgttttcctgtaactggacaacccttttacatTATGCAAATAATCCATTATCATATTCTATAAAGAAACAAAATGCTCGTCTGTACTCTGTACATACCCCAAGTGGTTGTGAACATGCAGAACACTGTCCGTAGAGCCTATACTGCAGCTTGTATACCATAGGCACCCTGTTTGTTGCTTTGTGGGATTCTGTATAACACAGGTACTGTACCGTGTCTGATAGaacacaattgtttttttttttgcatgaaatacgAGGCTTACAAACGTACAGCGTGGGCTATTATTGGTGCAGCACTTCAGATCCATACAACTATGTACATGAGGCTTTATGTGAGTTTTGTAATTTCCATCAAAGTCCGCTGTGATTATTTACACTATTTGATCTACTAGGACTGACCTGAAAAAAAGGTGTTAGGCGGCTTTCACacttgcattggggctcagttcagggttttcgtctctttttttttggtaagagaaactaaaataaaatggaaagCAATGatcttttcccccattgatttcaatggggtttaataCAAATGGAAAGCCTCCAGTTTGCTTCCGTTCCATTTAGGTTTAAACTGCACTATTTTCCCATACAAAAAAGAAAACCTAAtgaaatggaagcaaactgaagcctttctgtttgctttctgttTCTTTGAAActccattgggggaaaaaaaacgatcagatttttttccattttatttcagtttcttttcTCCAAAAGTAAAGCAGAGATGGAAACCTTGAACTGAGCTCTAACATTGGTATGACGGTTGCCTTGATAATCGTAAAATGCATACTACCTTTACAATGTTTTTAAACAAAGCTTTCTTGTTAACATACAAAATTTTAAGTCCCATTGTAAAATGTAGTATTTTTCTTTCTCCATCAGTCATAACCTTCCATTTCAGTTTCCATCATCGTCTCTTCAAATCGAGGTTCTGTTTCAGACACATTCTTCTCCTTCAATGTGTTCTCCAAAAGAAATGGAATGGACTTGAAAAAAGTTTTCTTGAAATCTCTTCCAACAAAGACATAGACGATGGGATTAACGCAACTGTTAAAAAAGCCGATGGTATATACAAGGTGGGACATGATAAAGTCAACAGTATAATCCAGTTCAACATTCATGATTTCTAGCAAAGGCCATACATGGAATGGGAaccaaaaacagaaaaaacagaGCACAATAGTGACAATGACTTTCAGAGGTCTATTTGATTTTGAAAGACTCCTGCTTCTTCTCAACCGAAATACAATGAGACTATAACAAATGACTATGATTGAGAATGGGACAAGGAACATGGAGATAAGTCTGACGATTATCATGATTTGATCCCTCATTATTTGTTTATCATTGTCATCGTCGGCGTATGCGGGAATACAATATGTGATGCTAGTTTCATTGTCCCCGTAATGAACCATTTCATAGAAAGCAAAATATGGGGAGCTAAGCATGAAGCAGGTTGTCCATATTATAGCTGAGATGGTTGTTGCCAACTTGGGAGATTTGTGGTTTTTCGACCACACGGGACACATGATTGCTATGCATCGGTCAACACTGATAATCATGAGGAAAGAAGTGCTGACAGACATGTTAAGGAAGAGAATGGTAAACACAACTTTACACATAGTGTTTCCAAAAGGCCAATGTCCATCCATAATCAACTCAGTTATTAGGAGAGGAAAGCTTATATCAAATACAAAGTCAGCTATGGCTAAGTTGAGAAACCATAAAACGCTGACTGTCTTTTGCATTTTGAATCCTGCAATCCAGATGACCAGGCCATTCCCAGTAGTTCCCAGGATGAAAATGATGCTGTAAAGAATTATGTTAAGAATTTTGACAATGTTATCAATGCTTGAATATGTACTTTCCTCATCTTCGTCTGTGTAGTTGTATGTTGTGTAATCAAGTTCAGAAAGAGGAAAAGAAGTGTTCTCCATATTTTATAGTGTCCTGAAAACAAATAGAAGACACAAAAGACAATAGTATAAAGTGAATAACACTTTCCAtagttttttcccttttctgtAACCCCACaacataatagtgcccccccctctttgtggccccacaacataatagtgtcccctctctgTGTCTCCCTTCTCTTTAATGTCCTACCAGCAGCACAACACAAGTCTCTCAGTAATTTAGTGTAGCTGATCGGAATGATGTTATCTCAATCAGCATAATAACATTCTCCTCCTTCCTGCTTTTATTATACTACTGCCAGAGCGATGGAGGAGAATGCCTGCACTGACTGAGGCAACAGTGTCAgcaaaaagggttaaaagtgcAAAGTCAATAATATCCGTAATCCACATAGAAAATAGATTGGTGACAGCATTTCAGTTGCAAAAGAATTAGAAGTCATTTTATTCCTCCTTCACCAGTGATGTTTTGACCATTTTATATGatatgaaaaacaaaaatggggcaaAGTATTTCCTTGGATAGTATTTCAACCACATATAGTCAAAGTGAATATAAAACGCTGCTCACCTTTTAGTGTTGTGCAAAGCCACAACAACTAATAAAGCATAACACCATCCAGTGCGTGCTAAACGCAAATTTATGGATTAGGAAAGGAGGTTTTACTCTAAAAGACTTCTTTGTGACATCCTGTAACAATCGAATAAAGTCCAGCCATCTCCTATTGAAACTAttgttgggaggggtatcatctctccttaaggagagcacctagaaggtgtgtggagacacctaggaagtgagtgaagagacttataaggccatgcatgctcctctgggaaatatatgcaaataaggaagatgaaacaatactttTGCAGTGCCACTAATTagatggcaacattcctgcaaatcaattgaAACTATTTTCTATCACTGGGGAGCATATTAGTGCATTTTTGGAAATGTGGTCTCCATTTGGGTCTTTAGTGATTAGCATTGTGACAGACTACACTGTAATTTACTGAGAGACATATGCTACTGGCGAGACATTCAGAGGAAGGGGTAAGCAAATCAGTGGTGCAGTAAGGAGGATGGGGGTCCCCTTGTCCTACAGACCCCATACCatatttttgtagcagaattgtagttacgcccatgtgaatccagcctaataccCATGTTTAGCATGGTTAGCAATACCTTTGGGCATGTTCACACTTGCATGAATTGCCTCCTTGGTTCGGCTGCATTCTAGGAGTCAGGGCTCCTTGatttttttgcacgtttttttcacgcgatattgttgcgtttttttttaacgcggttgtcaatgggagtttctaatgttaacgcatcgcaagttggtgctttgcaatttttgtgtgatgcatttttaacattagaaagtcccactgataatcgcgtgaaaaaaaacgcgcaagaaaaaagcAAGTGTGCAGCAGCCCTCAAAGTACTACAAAAGCAGAAGTGCCGAGTCCGACATATGCTGGACTTGAATGGTGCCGACctgaacccattgactatagtagGTTCTGTTCAGTTCTGTTATGCACTCTGGTATTTCCATGGATAAAACAGCTCTGCATGCAGTGTTATTTCATCTGGGGTTTTCATGAATATCAACAAAGAAATGCCAAATGGAATCATTCTTTCAATACTTTCCATTTTATATAATGTAGTTTATTTTTGGATAAATCCAAGATTATGCACTTGGCCCCAAAGAAACAAAATGTACAATTTTGTACTAAATAATTACACACTGGGTAAGACTGGTACTGAAAAAGCCTTGGAGATATTGGTGAATAGTAAACTCAACTTTAACcaccagtgccaggcagctgctgccgagACCAATAAATTCTTAGGATGCATCAAGGGAGGCATAGATGTTAATTGACAAGAGCATAGCTTTGCCTCTATACAAATCACTAGTCAGACGATTAACAATGTTTAATAACAGCCCAATCATGTAAAATTCTTGAACTTTTATTTCAATCCATATAAAACCATGACAGCAACACGTGCATAACATGTTTGAAGAAGATAGAAATGGCTTACATGTTCTACTATTTCTACTATTCTCCAGACATCTTATGCATGCACATATAGATTTGTTGCGGTACGGACATGTCATGGTATTATATGGATTGTGTTTGATTTCAACATTGATGTTTGCCTACTTCAGGAATTTCTGATCTCCATGTACAACTCTGGTGATCTGACTCATGCTACTCTATCTATGAAATCACTGATGAAACCACATATGGTATATTTTGCACAGTTTTGAACACCTGTATATTCATAGGACATACAGTAAAAGAACTAGAGCGGGTGCCGAGGAGGACAATGAAATTAATTAAGGGAATACGTGAATTGCACAACCAAGACAGGTTATCAAATATAGGATTATTCAGTTTGTAAAGAAGATGGCTAGGGAGATCTGCTGCCGTGACAATGGGCATtttctgcatctagaggaaagagggtTTAGTTTCACtctcatttttaaaggggttgtcccgaggcagcaagtgggtctgtacacttctgcatggccataataatgcactttgtaatgtacattgtgcattaattatgagccatacagaagttataaaaagttttatacttacctgctccgttgctggcgtcctcgtctccatggtgccgactaattttcgccctccgatggccaaattagccgcgcttgcgcagtccgggtcttctcctcttctctatggggctccgtgtagctccgtgtagctccgccccgtcacgtgccgattccagccaatcaggaggctggaatcggcaatggaccgcacagaagccctgcggtccatggagacagaggatcccggcggccatcttcagcaggtgagtatgaagacgccggaccgccgggattcaggtaagcgctgtgggggttgtttttttaacccctgcatcggggttgtctcgcgccgaacggggggggggtttaaaaaaaaaacaacccgtttcggcgcgggacaacccctttaactgttagagcagtgaaactatgaaaCTCTCTACTACAAGATGCTGTTGATTCAGTGGGCAATTTTAAGAGGTCATGGATgtctttttttgtaaaaaaataatattacaagttatagATGTTAGAGTTCTGTAAATGGGACGTTGATCAAAGGATTTATTCTGTTTGCCAGATTTGTAATTGGGAAGACATTTTTTTCTCTAATATGGGGCAATTGGCATCTACCTTATAGAGGTTTTTGTGTTTCTCTTAGATCAAGACAGTAGAATTACATGTTGGACTTGATGGAAAGTTGATCTTTTTTCAactttataattatatacaactATGGAGATTTTCCACATACCTGATagatcagcattagagatgagcgaacctactcggccatgcctgattttttcgagtacttccgtactcgggcgaaaagattcggggggcgccgtgggtgagtggggggttgcagcggggagtgggggggagagggagagagagagggctcccccctgttccccgctgctaccccctgctccgccacgcctccccccgccccccggcactccccgaatcttttcacccgagtacggaagtactcgaaaatggtggtgctcgatcgagtaattactcgaaacgagtaggttcgcttatctctaatcagcATGTTATTCACCTGTTACATTCACTAGTCCTTTGATCCAAAGAGTCTCACAGTGGCGAAAAACCACCATGAATATTTAAAAAAGATAGACGcttatttttttaacaaattcCCCACTGTTCTAAACTAATCTTGCTGTAAAGAAAAGCAAGCAACATTACTAGGTCTATTTTACCGGTAACAAGAAAGCAGGGACATATATAATAGCAAACTAAGGGTcccaaactataaagctgtaGAGTACCGATTTGTAAAGCAGTTGTGTGCTGGGCTAATTATTCCAATGGTCAGTTATTGAAAtcaatacactctttgtcaaaaataaagcaccaagaAGGTACTGTTGTTTTGTTGTAAAAtgttgcatgcagttacatctcaggcagatatgctaaTGGTTAGAATGGTGGCGtatttagatgaacggtcttgccctATGAGGCCCAAGAAATGGTTCTTTCCatggtctataaaaaggctccctgaggctacttgtgtgtactgGACCACTTTTTTtgcttgtgtagagtttgttgaccactagatgcttcTACAACatttcaaagagatttcaccaagTTGATAGTGTTTAAGAAGGTGcgaattattggaatgtgagaaactGGATTGTTGCATCAACAAAATGCCCaacacctggaccgttctgacaAGACTATTAGGAAGTGATGGGACCAGTAGATGCGTGAGGACTCAGGACACCCACAGCAGACCTCCagcagagaggatcatctgatcatccaacaagcataaGCAACTCTacctgttttgttgtctgccatccagagacaggcggCACCATCATTACAAGCCGCTTATTACAAGTGCTGCCTTTAAAACTAACCCACTATCACCACCATTTGCAATGGTGTTATGAACGACAAAAGTGGACTACTTTGGAGTTGAACTGGGTTGTCTTTAATGACGAATCTAGATTTTATTTGGATACTCACAATGGCTGTGTTCATGACTGGAGGCCTCAGGGTGAGCACTTCCAATCCTGCATCTTTTGTGGAGGAGCAAACTCCCCCCAGTGCGGGTGTGATGGTCTTTGAGGCcaccacatacaacagtcggtcactcccagtagtgatatgagggacaatgacagctcagcaatatgttcaggacatcctgcagccacatgtgttcctttcaTTGCAGCTTCCAAGTGGCATTTTTGAGCAGGTTAATGCTTGTGCCCACACAAGgcaaaggtgtcacaggaatgcttcAACAACATtcccacacttctgtggcctgcctatTTGCCAGATGTatctccaatagaacatgtatgggaccatctgggatgccaactgtgATAGCCTACGAATTTGAACAATCCagatgctcagttacagcaaatgtggagcaatatattGCAGGATACCATGTGGAACCTGtatcccacctgtatcacatcttgcatacaagctagaggcagagtAGAGTACTAGAGTTTCAATGCCcgtccatattacatcttgtatccaggctagaggcggtacaacagggtactagagcctccatgcctgctcttatcacatcttgtatccaagctagaggtggtacaacagggtcctagagcctccatgcccaccagtatcacatcttgtatccaagctagaggcggtaccacagaatactagagcctctcttcaagtgctcaattttccacaataaattctccttttactttgatattgtaatcacttatcaatcacacagagaaagtttcatttgattcctacATCTTCATGCTTTGACAATGAGTGCATCTAATCTAATAGTCACTTCAATGACAAGTTTGGATGGCATCTAACTAATGCCCCTCTTGCAGTGTGTGGGGCGCCACTGGCACTTTTAGAAAAGTAAACAGGAGCAGTTGGTTAAGTTACTGCATTACCCTTAGCCATGATATACTGTAGTTCTCACTGTACAATTTcctataaaaaaaatagaagttcaCTCCCTTCACATGTAAATGATGTCATGTTGACTGATTTTACTCTACCTCCACCAGGGTGTCTAGATAAGGGCTAAAGTAGATGGACCTAGCATGGGGAAAAGGGAAAATTGTCCATGTCTCTACTGCAAGCacatagagttaaaggggttgtctcatgaaagcatgtggggttatgcacttctgtatggccatattaatgcactttgtaatatacattgtgcattaattatgagccatacagaagttattcacttacctgttccgttgctggcgtcctcgtctccatggattcgtctaaaatcgcctcttctggcgattttagacgcgcttgcgctgtgtggtcttctcccttctgaatggggccgctcgtgccggagagctgctcctcgtagctccgccccgtcacgtgtgccgattccagccaatcaggaggctggaatcggcaatggaccgcacagtgaagatctcggcggccatcttactaaggtaagtaagaagaaggaagaagtcgctgcagcgcgggaattcgggtaagtactacccgtttgtttttttttaaacacatgcatcgggtttgtctcgcgccgaacggggggcctattgcataaaaaaaaaacccgtttcggcgtgagacaacccctttaagttttaggtTGAATGTCAAGGAAATCTTTTTTCTTACCTCAGCCTAGCTAGTAGCTATGTATTCCTCAGATTTAGCATATCTCATGGCAATATAAATTGTGTTACAATGTGTCATTTGTGGCTTCAAAGTTCTGCAGATCTAAAGACTGAAGTTAGCTAGTAGACTTGTATTATATATTGAGTTCAATACAATGGCCATGTTTCCTTACAAGAGTGGTCTCTAATCTATGGATCTCTAGAAGCTATTAAACTTCACCCCCAGCATGCTGACAGTTGTAATTTTGTatagaccagagagccgcagttTGGTGTATACTACCCTACAACATCCAAATGTGAATAATATTTGAGTAGAAATAACTTGCACCCTTACCTAGGGGCTC
Coding sequences within it:
- the LOC136631370 gene encoding chemerin-like receptor 1 isoform X1, with amino-acid sequence MENTSFPLSELDYTTYNYTDEDEESTYSSIDNIVKILNIILYSIIFILGTTGNGLVIWIAGFKMQKTVSVLWFLNLAIADFVFDISFPLLITELIMDGHWPFGNTMCKVVFTILFLNMSVSTSFLMIISVDRCIAIMCPVWSKNHKSPKLATTISAIIWTTCFMLSSPYFAFYEMVHYGDNETSITYCIPAYADDDNDKQIMRDQIMIIVRLISMFLVPFSIIVICYSLIVFRLRRSRSLSKSNRPLKVIVTIVLCFFCFWFPFHVWPLLEIMNVELDYTVDFIMSHLVYTIGFFNSCVNPIVYVFVGRDFKKTFFKSIPFLLENTLKEKNVSETEPRFEETMMETEMEGYD